The segment CCGCCGATCCTTATCACCCAGCACATGCCGGAAATGTTCACCAAGTCCTTTGCCGCCAGGCTTGACAGCCTGTGCCGGCTGACCGTCAAGGAGGCGGCGGACGGCGAGCGCCTGCAGCCCGGACATGTCTATATCGCGCCCGGGCACTCTCACTTGCTGGTCAAGCCCGCGCCGACCATCGGCTTCGCGGTCGGACTGAGCCGCGCGGATCCGGTGAACCGCCACCGCCCTTCGGTGGATGTGCTGTTCCGCTCGCTGGGCAATCTGGTCGGTAAAAATGCCATAGGTGTGATTCTTACCGGCATGGGGCGCGATGGCGCGGCCGGCATGCTGGAGATGAAGGAGGCCGGCGCGTATAATATCGCCCAGGACGAGGCGTCCTGTGTGGTCTTCGGCATGCCCAAAGAGGCCATTGCGCTGGGCGCGGTGCATGAAGTCCTGCCGATCGCCTCGATGGCCGGGCGCCTTGCCGCGCTGGCCGTGCAACGACAACCTTCAGCCTGACCGACGCCGCCCTATGCCCATCACTTCCCTGCCCGTGCTTGTCGTCGAGGACGACGCGGATCTGCGCGAAGCCATCGTCGACACTCTGACCCTCGCCGGCTATGCCACGCACGAAGCGAGCGACGGGTCGTCGGCGCTCGCCAAGCTCGAACGTCATCCGATCGGACTCGTGGTATCCGACGCCCAGATGGAACCGATGGACGGCTATGCGCTGTTCGATGAGGTCAAGCGCCGCTATCCGGGCATTCCCTTCATCCTGATGACCGCTCACGGGGTGATCGAGCGGGCGATCGACCTCTTGCGCGCCGGAGCGAGCCATTATCTGCTCAAACCCTTCGAGCCGGCGGCGCTCATCGCCGAGGTCGGCCGCCATATCCTGGCGATGCCGGAAGGCCCGGGCGACGACGTGGTCGCCGAGTCGCCGGCGATGCGGCAGGTGTTTTCCCTGGCGGGGAGAGTGGCGCGCAGCGACGCGACCGTGTTGCTGTCCGGGCCCTCCGGCACCGGAAAGGAAGTCCTGGCGCGTTACATCCACCGCCATTCGGCGCGCTCGGGCGGGCCGTTCGTCGCCGTCAACTGCGCGGCGATTCCCGAAACCCTGCTCGAATCGACCCTGTTCGGGCACGAGAAGGGCGCCTTCACCGGCGCCGCCCAGACCATGCCGGGCAAGTTCGAGCAGGCCCAGGGCGGCACCTTGCTGCTCGACGAGGTGACCGAGATGCCGCTGGCCCTGCAGGCGAAACTCTTGCGGGTCATTCAGGAGCGCGAGGTCGAGCGGGTGGGCGGCGCGAAAACCATTCGTCTCGACATCCGCCTCGTGGCGACCACCAATCGCGATATCCAGTCCGAGGTGGCGGCCGGCCGGTTCCGCGAGGATCTGTTTTTCCGGCTGAACGTGTTCCCGCTGAAATTGCCCGCGCTGTCCGAAAGGCGCGAGGATATCCTGCCGTTGGCACGCCGTGTGCTTAAGAAGTACTCGGAGGCCGCTTCGCGCTCCGGCTTGTCCCTGTCCGGCGAGGCCGAGCGCGAATTGACGGCCCATAGTTGGGAGGGTAACATCCGCGAACTGGAAAATGTCATTCAGCGGGCGGTCATTCTTGCCGCCGGGGCGGAAATTCTTGCCGCCGACCTGATGCTGCAAGGACAGTTTTCCGGTGAGGGACTGGTTACCCCCGCCCCGGTGAATCCGGTGTCCGATGACGCGGACATGCGGTCGCTGGAAAAAAGGCATATATTGGAAACGTTGGCGGCCACGGGCGGCGTGAAAAAGCTCGCGGCGGAAAAACTGGGCATCAGCGAGCGGACCCTGCGCTACAAGCTGCAGCGGTACCGCGACGAGGACGCTGAGGGATCCGGCGAGGATCCGGCCCCGTCGCCGACATGAGATATACGGAGCAACCATGTCAATACAAGGTGTCGACCAGCTTCTTGGCGAGTTGAACGCCGCGTCGGCGCTGGCCGCCGGAAAGGCGCCGCCCAAGACGGATCCTGCGGCCGGTACCGTGGATTTCGGCGATGTGCTGAAGGCCACGATCGAGCAGGTGAACTCGGCGCAGCAGACCTCGCAGGAGATGCAGAAGCAATTCGAGCTGGGCGAAGAGGGGGTCAATCTGCAGGACGTGATGGTCTCCCTGCAGAAGGCCAGCCTGTCGTTCCAGACCATGGCCCAGGCACGCAACAAATTGATGAGTGCGTACCAGGAAATCATGAATACCCAGGTTTAGCGCTGTTTTCGATTCACGCCGACAGCGGTGAGACCTAGAGCTGAAACCACTGTATGGCTGATCTGGCAGAAAACGCTACTCCCGCTTGGCGAATGCGGCTGAACGAGGCGGTCGACCGCTTCAAGGCCCTTCCCAACAATCGAAAGTTCCTCTTCCTCGGTGCGCTGGCGGCGATTTTCGCGGTCATCGTCGGTGCAGTCGTGCTCAACCGCGAGCCGGCCTACAAGGTTCTGTTCTCCAACCTGTCCGACCGCGACGGCGGACAGATCACCGCGTCGCTGCAGGCGATGAACGTCCCCTATCAACTCGGCAACGGCGGCGTCATTTCCGTGCCGTCCGACAAGGTGTACGACGCGCGTCTGAAGCTTGCCGCCCAGGGTTTGCCCAAGGCCGGCGGCGTCGGCTTCGAACTGATGGACAACCAGAAGTTCGGCATCAGCCAGTTCGCCGAACAGGTCAACTACCAGCGCGCCATCGAAGGGGAACTCGCGCGCACCATCGAATCCATCCAGTCCGTCGAAACGGCGCGCATCCACATCGCTACGCCCAAGCAGAGCGTGTTCGTGCGCGAGCAGCAGCAGACCACCGCGTCGGTGATGCTCAGCCTGTTCCGCGGCCGGGTGCTGGACGCGGCCCAGGTGGCCGGCATCGTCAACCTGGTGTCCAGTTCCGTGCCCGGGCTCACCGCGAAGAACGTCACCGTGGTGGATCAGGACGGCAATCTGCTGTCGCGCATCCAGGACCCTGACAGCGCGTCGGGCACGCTCGACCAGCGCCAGCTCTCCTATGTGCACCAGATCGAGGACGATTACGTCAAGCGCATCGAAGCCATCCTCGAGCCGATTTTCGGCAAGGGGAACGCCCGCGCCCAGGTCACGGCCCAGCTGGATTTTTCCGAGACGGAGCAGACGTCCGAAACATTCCGCCCCAATTCCAGTCCGAATCCGTCGGCCACCCGCAGCCAGCAGATCGTCGAGAAGCTCGGCAAGGGCGTGCCGTTGCCCGGCGGTGTGCCGGGCGCGCTGTCCAACCAGCCGCCGTCCGCGGCCTCGGCGCCGATCACCCTGCCGCCTGGCGCCGCGCCCGGCACGCAGACGCTGTCCGGCCAGCCGATGGGCACGGATGCCACGCTAGAACGCGACATCACCACCAATTACGAGGTGGACAAGACCATCCAGCACACCAAGCTGCCCAAGGGCAGCATCAAGCGGCTGACCGCCGCGGTGGTGGTCAATTACCGCAACATGCCGGACCGCAACGGGGATTTGAAGCCGACGCCGCTGACGGCGCAGGAAGTCCAGCAGATCAATAATCTGGTGCGGGACGCCATCGGCTACAATACCCAGAGGGGCGACACGATCAATGTGGTCAACGCCGCGTTCGCCGATGCGGTGGCGCCGGTCAGCGTGCAGGAAAAAGTGGTCGATTACGTGACGAACAACGGCACGTCGATCCTTAAGTATTCGCTTCTGGCCATCGCGATCCTCTACCTGGTGTTCGGCGTGGTGCGCCCGATCATGCGCGATATCGTCAAGCCGCCCAAGCCGCCGCGCGACGAGAAGGCGGAGGCCGCCGCAGGGCGCCTGCTCGCCGTGGCCGACGACGAGGAAGGGGAGATCGAGATCGGCGAGGACGGCAAGCCGCGCCGCGTCGCGCGCAAGGGCCTCTCCGGCGGCGGCGACGACGAGACGGTCGACGAGAAGGAACTGCAGCGTCGCCAGTACACCACGAATCTCGAGTCGGTGCGCGAGATGGTGAAGGCCGATCCGCGCATGGCGGCCCAGATCATCAAGGAATGGATCAGCTCCGATGAGTGACAACGGAATCAGGCGCAGCGCCATCCTGCTCTTCAGCCTGGGGCAAGCCGAGGCGGTCGAGGTCTTCAAGTACCTCGGTCCCAAGGAGGTCCAGAAAATCTCGCTGGCGATGGCCGCCATCAACAACCTCAACTACGAGGAAATCGGCAAGGTGCTCGACCAGTTCCGCGAGGAGTGCGCGGCGCGGGCGAGCCTTGGCGCCTCGGACGAATACCTGCGCAATGTGCTGATCGAGGCGCTCGGCCCGGACAAGGCGGCCAACCTGCTTGACAAGATCATGCAGGGCAACGACCACAGTGGCATCGAAAGCCTCAAGTGGATGGATCCGTCCTCGGCCGCCGACCTGATTCGCAACGAGCATCCGCAGATCATCGCCACGATCCTCGTGCATCTGGATCC is part of the Paludibacterium paludis genome and harbors:
- the fliF gene encoding flagellar basal-body MS-ring/collar protein FliF; the encoded protein is MADLAENATPAWRMRLNEAVDRFKALPNNRKFLFLGALAAIFAVIVGAVVLNREPAYKVLFSNLSDRDGGQITASLQAMNVPYQLGNGGVISVPSDKVYDARLKLAAQGLPKAGGVGFELMDNQKFGISQFAEQVNYQRAIEGELARTIESIQSVETARIHIATPKQSVFVREQQQTTASVMLSLFRGRVLDAAQVAGIVNLVSSSVPGLTAKNVTVVDQDGNLLSRIQDPDSASGTLDQRQLSYVHQIEDDYVKRIEAILEPIFGKGNARAQVTAQLDFSETEQTSETFRPNSSPNPSATRSQQIVEKLGKGVPLPGGVPGALSNQPPSAASAPITLPPGAAPGTQTLSGQPMGTDATLERDITTNYEVDKTIQHTKLPKGSIKRLTAAVVVNYRNMPDRNGDLKPTPLTAQEVQQINNLVRDAIGYNTQRGDTINVVNAAFADAVAPVSVQEKVVDYVTNNGTSILKYSLLAIAILYLVFGVVRPIMRDIVKPPKPPRDEKAEAAAGRLLAVADDEEGEIEIGEDGKPRRVARKGLSGGGDDETVDEKELQRRQYTTNLESVREMVKADPRMAAQIIKEWISSDE
- a CDS encoding chemotaxis protein CheB codes for the protein MPNEPISLPKPIEVAPSHTADIVLPRLTGRQPLARQVVIAIGSSTGGTEALRVLLTALPANMPPILITQHMPEMFTKSFAARLDSLCRLTVKEAADGERLQPGHVYIAPGHSHLLVKPAPTIGFAVGLSRADPVNRHRPSVDVLFRSLGNLVGKNAIGVILTGMGRDGAAGMLEMKEAGAYNIAQDEASCVVFGMPKEAIALGAVHEVLPIASMAGRLAALAVQRQPSA
- a CDS encoding sigma-54-dependent transcriptional regulator: MPITSLPVLVVEDDADLREAIVDTLTLAGYATHEASDGSSALAKLERHPIGLVVSDAQMEPMDGYALFDEVKRRYPGIPFILMTAHGVIERAIDLLRAGASHYLLKPFEPAALIAEVGRHILAMPEGPGDDVVAESPAMRQVFSLAGRVARSDATVLLSGPSGTGKEVLARYIHRHSARSGGPFVAVNCAAIPETLLESTLFGHEKGAFTGAAQTMPGKFEQAQGGTLLLDEVTEMPLALQAKLLRVIQEREVERVGGAKTIRLDIRLVATTNRDIQSEVAAGRFREDLFFRLNVFPLKLPALSERREDILPLARRVLKKYSEAASRSGLSLSGEAERELTAHSWEGNIRELENVIQRAVILAAGAEILAADLMLQGQFSGEGLVTPAPVNPVSDDADMRSLEKRHILETLAATGGVKKLAAEKLGISERTLRYKLQRYRDEDAEGSGEDPAPSPT
- the fliE gene encoding flagellar hook-basal body complex protein FliE, coding for MSIQGVDQLLGELNAASALAAGKAPPKTDPAAGTVDFGDVLKATIEQVNSAQQTSQEMQKQFELGEEGVNLQDVMVSLQKASLSFQTMAQARNKLMSAYQEIMNTQV